In Idiomarina sp. PL1-037, a single genomic region encodes these proteins:
- a CDS encoding Rho termination factor N-terminal domain-containing protein yields the protein MPDVWRDKDERMYQHIKQSQLDDGKSEDEAEEIASRTVNKQRREEGVTDNTTTQGTGNPNTRLEERTKDELYNRAQQLNIDNRSQMSKEELIEAIRQKQ from the coding sequence ATGCCAGACGTTTGGCGCGACAAAGACGAGCGTATGTATCAGCATATTAAGCAGTCACAGCTGGATGACGGAAAGAGTGAAGACGAAGCAGAGGAAATTGCCAGTCGCACTGTGAATAAGCAGCGACGCGAGGAGGGGGTTACCGATAACACCACTACTCAGGGGACAGGTAATCCCAATACTCGGCTGGAGGAGCGCACCAAAGATGAGCTATACAATAGAGCGCAGCAGCTTAATATTGATAACCGCAGCCAAATGAGTAAAGAAGAATTGATTGAGGCTATAAGGCAAAAGCAGTAA
- a CDS encoding catalase family peroxidase — MKKQYLALLLAPIMSVAADDPPKKVSAQEFVNLQQGETAHEGFRRAHAKGICLSGEFRSNGQLASYSKTTLFETGSMPFIGRFSVAGNNPTAPDLKAPVRSLALSFAMSSTEQWRIAMNTPPVMAVKDPHTFYQQIQAIQAGPKAIQAFFAEHPESRDFLNWKAQYQPSGSFAAETYNSINAFYLVNSNGEKQAVRWTMQPTVSVSADNLEGVDALHDEITNRVAEDNVVFDWVFTLANGEDDENNPAKAWPDRREQITAGQIVITGVTPQLQGECHSINYDPLVLPTGIEATRDPILRARSAAYAESYRRRAKEALMGELEEQGNE; from the coding sequence ATGAAAAAACAATATCTGGCATTATTGTTGGCGCCAATAATGAGCGTGGCAGCCGATGATCCACCAAAAAAAGTTAGTGCACAAGAGTTTGTGAATTTACAGCAGGGAGAAACCGCCCATGAAGGCTTTCGCCGTGCTCACGCAAAAGGTATTTGCCTTAGTGGTGAGTTTCGTTCAAACGGACAGTTAGCCAGCTATTCAAAAACGACACTATTTGAAACGGGTTCCATGCCTTTTATCGGGCGTTTTTCTGTTGCAGGGAATAATCCAACAGCGCCTGACTTAAAAGCACCGGTAAGGAGTTTAGCTCTGAGCTTTGCCATGAGTTCGACCGAGCAATGGCGTATTGCAATGAATACGCCGCCAGTTATGGCGGTTAAAGATCCGCATACTTTTTATCAGCAAATTCAGGCGATTCAGGCCGGCCCTAAAGCAATACAAGCATTTTTTGCCGAACACCCTGAGAGCCGCGACTTTTTAAACTGGAAAGCCCAATACCAACCCAGCGGAAGTTTTGCTGCTGAGACTTATAACAGCATTAACGCGTTTTATTTGGTGAATTCAAACGGTGAAAAGCAAGCCGTACGCTGGACTATGCAACCGACGGTTTCAGTTTCTGCTGACAACTTAGAGGGTGTGGATGCTCTGCACGACGAAATTACCAACCGGGTAGCGGAAGACAATGTCGTTTTTGACTGGGTTTTTACTTTGGCAAATGGAGAAGATGACGAGAACAATCCAGCAAAGGCATGGCCGGACAGACGTGAGCAGATTACGGCGGGGCAAATTGTTATTACCGGGGTAACGCCGCAGTTACAGGGCGAATGCCATAGTATAAATTACGACCCACTGGTGCTGCCAACCGGTATTGAAGCAACCCGTGACCCCATACTCCGTGCCAGGTCTGCTGCTTATGCTGAGTCTTATAGGCGCAGAGCAAAAGAAGCGTTAATGGGCGAGCTGGAGGAGCAGGGTAATGAGTAA
- a CDS encoding TIGR03643 family protein: MNLTESEVSRVIEMAWEDRTPFEAIEEQFGLQEKQVVKFMRSQLKPGSFRLWRERVSGRNTKHRKLRPAGVSRGYCPTQYKQR, encoded by the coding sequence ATGAATCTGACTGAATCTGAAGTATCGCGCGTTATAGAAATGGCGTGGGAAGACCGCACGCCATTTGAAGCTATTGAAGAACAATTTGGCCTACAGGAAAAGCAGGTTGTGAAGTTTATGCGTTCGCAACTTAAGCCCGGCAGTTTCCGCTTGTGGCGAGAACGTGTGTCGGGGCGCAATACCAAACATCGAAAACTACGCCCCGCGGGAGTGTCGCGCGGCTACTGCCCAACACAATATAAACAGCGTTAG
- a CDS encoding cytochrome b, with translation MSNTQQFSLSMRLFHWAMAALVISMLAAGLLMVRSLEPWQLSILTVHKAFGVVAAVLVIARLVNRLFHQIPALPGDLSSLQTFVAKASHWLLYLLLFAMPISGYLMQYFAGRPIDVFGWFRLPAALTVDIENYAVFRELHGWLAIALMALVALHVAAALHHHFIRKDKVLKSML, from the coding sequence ATGAGTAACACACAACAGTTTTCCTTGTCGATGCGGCTGTTTCACTGGGCCATGGCGGCTTTGGTTATTTCTATGCTGGCGGCTGGTTTATTGATGGTTCGCTCTTTGGAGCCTTGGCAGTTAAGCATTTTAACCGTGCACAAAGCCTTTGGTGTTGTGGCTGCCGTACTGGTTATTGCGCGTTTAGTTAATCGTTTGTTCCATCAAATTCCGGCATTACCCGGTGACTTATCAAGCTTGCAGACATTTGTCGCCAAGGCTTCTCACTGGCTGCTTTATTTGCTGTTGTTCGCCATGCCAATTTCAGGGTACTTAATGCAGTACTTTGCCGGGCGGCCAATTGATGTATTTGGCTGGTTCCGCTTACCGGCGGCGCTTACTGTCGATATTGAGAACTATGCTGTATTCCGGGAACTGCACGGCTGGCTGGCAATAGCACTTATGGCATTGGTTGCTTTGCACGTTGCTGCGGCCTTGCATCATCACTTTATCCGCAAGGACAAGGTTCTGAAAAGTATGCTTTAG